From Penicillium psychrofluorescens genome assembly, chromosome: 1, one genomic window encodes:
- a CDS encoding uncharacterized protein (ID:PFLUO_001933-T1.cds;~source:funannotate), with protein MSVIAEEVDIAGSISNPHSIAFSEHLLMSFSNPDAVPRSLATVLAEIEERNTDNRPNKRRKVTKSGPNSLSEENGVFMTGIPVGYIPLARLTLRMNFTEAGTLKHENPYTSGDSSRRIPVTLEVTRGYQLDDDKDFYTINLKISWNNWNMLKGLLARIDTTTEFRPPATNLRYAPRQPKETVVLWKDSLEIPDFVHMQDPVLEIFAKYVLHEHYDQPSSPEKRQGNREKMLGISRTWAPREFYESVHVPPNTDSASARIKCPQVECELFPFQRRAVRWMLWREGKALQPDGTVVPIEKASKGGLPPSFKEMKDADGRTCLFSHLFMTVTTDFSRWYDAGLHLKGGILAEEMGLGKTVEMITLICLNRFSSSEVQLKPDPDGDGLKLSGATLIITPPAILEQWKQEIEQHVPNLRVHHYTGIKRGQDESDQSIVEELAGYDVVLTTYNVIAREIHYAGAAPKRSFRHEKRFEPRKTPLVRISWWRVCLDEAQMIESGVSNAAKVARLVPRHNAWAVTGTPLRKNIDDLFGLLLFLHYSPFCFSNSLWKRLYSRFGSVLVSIISTIALRHSKDRVRDELHLPRQKRIVITIPFTAVEEQHYGQLFEQMCEECGLNASGAPFRGDWNPSDPGTVERMRSWLTRLRQTCLHPEVSGSNRRALGGNGPLRTVDEVLDVMIESTDTAIRAEERTLLLSQLRRGQLLENAKRRKESLALWQKALDHATELVEDSRNQLRLQRLVNREGASGADEGTVAADGMSDDENEEVDKNSRLGQCRLKLRAALEVQHIAVFFTANAYYQIKTDTSLTEADSEEFKALEKKEEEGYEAAKLIRKEMLTDISRKTERYMKIIKTKVQKKELVHVPKMKPQLFSRGLESYRLLNKFEDLCEALNAHAEQYNKWRDVMIKLVSQSLIDQEEDAQLEGNEYEASTKHQDEMYVYMEALRSMYADRHDALTGQKNILISHEVKAGIVQAQKDEGPSPKLFLEIMNTRSELMPDPELGSLRGLVSELRSMTTTLEWQANSGSSRARAELELVEMVLKNAGQMAAEQLKVSASLEREVEMFRDTMNNRLEFYRHLQQISDTVAPYDEESSGKPLDDALFAQKLRQEEALDGKISSLKSKRRYLIHLRDETNSDDNAQICIICQSSFEIGVLTVCGHKYCSDCLRLWWRQHRTCPMCKKSLKFRDFHQITYKPEELVAQEEESPTKFDHERHSNNAIYSDINSGLLREIKLIDLNGSFGTKVDTLARHIMWLREHDPGTKSIVFSQYKNFLTVLERAFQRFGIVNSSVDAPGGIERFKKDPSVECFLLHGKAQSSGLTLINATHVFLCEPLINTAIELQAIARVHRIGQHRPTTVWMYLVSGTVEESIYELSVARRLAHIFEKEKKDKRRDSTLPTDVDETLINNLSETAIDSANSLEMQDASLTSLMASGSSGGELVKQDDLWQCLFGNSAHKDSHGHSTAAEQEVGRFLRGEAAEQRRE; from the exons ATGAGTGTGATCGCAGAAGAAGTGGACATCGCAGGTAGCATCTCCAACCCCCATTCGATCGCATTTTCTGAGCATCTACTGATGTCTTTCTCGAATCCAGATGCGGTCCCCCGGTCACTAGCCACCGTCCTTGCGGAAATCGAAGAGCGGAATACCGACAACCGTCCCAACAAGCGGCGCAAGGTCACAAAATCTGGCCCCAATAGCCTTTCCGAAGAAAATGGAGTCTTTATGACTGGAATTCCCGTGGGATACATTCCACTAGCTCGATTAACACTGCGCATG AACTTTACAGAGGCTGGTACTCTGAAACACGAAAACCCTTATACCTCTGGCGATTCCTCCCGCCGAATTCCAGTCACTCTAGAAGTCACTCGCGGCTATCAACTCGACGATGATAAGGATTTCTATACGATAAATCTGAAAA TCTCTTGGAACAACTGGAACATGCTCAAGGGCTTGCTTGCGCGGATCGATACTACAACCGAGTTCCGACCGCCTGCTACCAATCTGCGATATGCTCCTCGCCAACCCAAAG AGACGGTTGTTCTCTGGAAAGATTCTTTGGAAATCCCGGATTTTGTTCATATGCAAGATCCTGTCCTGGAAATATTTGCAAAATACGTACTTCATGAGCATTATGACCAACCATCTTCCCCTGAAAAAAGGCAGGGGAACCGAGAGAAAATGCTGGGCATTTCTCGAACCTGGGCTCCTCGTGAGTTCTACGAAAGTGTTCACGTCCCTCCCAATACAGACAGTGCCTCTGCACGAATTAAATGTCCGCAAGTCGAGTGTGAGCTTTTCCCATTTCAAAGGAGGGCTGTACGCTGGATGTTatggagagaaggaaaggcCCTTCAGCCAGATGGGACAGTGGTTCCCATTGAAAAGGCATCGAAGGGTGGCCTCCCACCATCCTTTaaggagatgaaggatgCCGACGGTCGAACTTGCCTCTTTAGTCATCTGTTCATGACTGTCACAACCGACTTTTCCAGGTGGTATGACGCCGGTCTTCATCTGAAAGGTGGGATTttggcggaggagatgggccTGGGCAAGACGGTGGAAATGATCACGCTCATATGCCTCAAccgcttctcctcttcaGAGGTTCAGCTGAAGCCCGACccagatggagatggtttGAAGTTGTCTGGTGCAACTCTCATCATCACCCCTCCTGCAATCCTTGAACAATGGAAACAAGAAATTGAGCAGCATGTCCCGAATCTCCGTGTTCACCATTACACCGGCATCAAGCGTGGCCAAGATGAATCAGACCAGAGTATTGTGGAAGAGCTTGCAGGTTATGATGTCGTTCTCACCACCTACAATGTCATTGCCCGCGAAATCCACTACGCCGGCGCGGCCCCCAAGCGAAGCTTTCGTCACGAAAAGAGGTTCGAGCCTCGGAAAACACCTTTGGTCCGCATCTCCTGGTGGCGTGTATGTCTCGACGAAGCACAAATGATCGAGAGTGGAGTTAGTAACGCAGCCAAAGTGGCTCGGCTGGTTCCTCGACACAATGCGTGGGCTGTGACTGGTACACCGCTTCGGAAAAACATCGATGATCTGTTTGGCCTTCTATTGTTCCTCCATTACAGCCCATTCTGCTTTTCAAATTCTTTATGGAAACGGCTGTACTCACGATTCGGATCGGTGTTGGTGAGCATTATCAGCACAATAGCTCTACGACACAGCAAAGACCGTGTGCGCGATGAGCTTCATCTACCTCGTCAGAAGCGCATAGTTATCACCATTCCGTTCACTGCAGTGGAAGAGCAGCATTACGGGCAACTGTTTGAGCAAATGTGCGAGGAGTGTGGTCTCAATGCCTCAGGCGCCCCATTTCGCGGTGATTGGAATCCCAGCGATCCCGGTACTGTCGAACGAATGCGCTCTTGGTTGACGAGACTTCGACAAACTTGCCTTCATCCTGAAGTGAGCGGCAGCAACCGTCGAGCATTGGGCGGCAATGGTCCTTTGCGTACTGTAGACGAAGTCTTGGATGTCATGATCGAGTCTACTGATACAGCCATTCGCGCAGAGGAACGCACACTTTTGTTATCCCAACTTCGGCGGGGCCAACTGCTGGAAAATGCGAAGCGGCGTAAAGAGTCACTCGCTCTCTGGCAGAAGGCCCTTGATCATGCTACTGAGCTGGTCGAAGATAGCCGAAACCAATTGCGCTTACAGCGCCTGGTGAACCGGGAAGGTGCTTCTGGCGCCGATGAAGGCACAGTAGCAGCTGACGGTATGAGTGACGATGAGAACGAAGAAGTTGACAAAAACAgtcgcctcggccagtgCCGTCTGAAGCTGCGGGCTGCCCTTGAGGTCCAGCACATTGCTGTATTCTTCACAGCGAATGCATACTACCAGATCAAGACGGATACCAGTCTCACCGAAGCCGACTCTGAAGAATTCAAAGCACTcgagaaaaaggaagaagagggatATGAGGCTGCAAAGCTAATCCGTAAGGAGATGCTGACGGACATCTCCCGGAAGACCGAGCGGTACATGAAAATTATCAAAACAAAAGTGCAGAAAAAGGAATTGGTGCATGTCCCAAAAATGAAACCTCAGCTTTTCAGCAGGGGCCTCGAGTCTTACCGGCTGCTCAACAAATTTGAAGATTTGTGCGAAGCTTTGAATGCCCATGCCGAGCAATACAATAAATGGCGCGATGTCATGATCAAGCTTGTTTCGCAGTCTCTTATCGAccaggaggaagatgcaCAACTCGAGGGCAACGAATACGAGGCGTCGACGAAGCATCAAGACGAGATGTACGTGTATATGGAGGCTTTGCGCTCCATGTATGCAGATCGCCACGATGCTCTCACTGGACAAAAGAACATTCTCATTTCCCACGAGGTCAAGGCTGGTATTGTTCAGGCTCAAAAAGATGAAGGACCATCACCCAAACTCTTTCTCGAGATCATGAACACCCGCAGTGAACTCATGCCCGACCCCGAACTCGGGTCCTTGCGCGGCCTTGTCAGTGAGCTTCGGAGTATGACCACCACTCTCGAATGGCAGGCCAATAGCGGAAGCTCGCGTGCTCGTGCAGAGCTTGAACTGGTTGAGATGGTCTTGAAGAACGCTGGTCAGATGGCTGCAGAGCAGCTCAAGGTCTCCGCCAGCCTGGAGAGAGAGGTTGAAATGTTTCGCGATACTATGAACAATCGTTTGGAGTTCTACCGGCACCTGCAGCAGATTTCCGACACCGTCGCCCCGTATGATGAAGAGAGTTCAGGGAAACCGTTGGATGATGCTCTTTTTGCGCAAAAGCTccgccaagaagaagctcTGGACGGCAAAATTTCTTCCTTGAAATCAAAGAGACGTTATCTCATTCATCTCAGAGACGAGACTAACTCTGACGATAATGCTCAGATCTGCATCATTTGCCAGTCTAGTTTTGAAATCGGTGTGCTGACTGTGTGCGGCCACAAATACTGCTCTGATTGCCTGCGACTGTGGTGGCGACAACACCGGACCTGTCCGATGTGCAAAAAGTCTTTGAAGTTCAGAGATTTTCATCAAATCACGTACAAACCAGAAGAGCTTGTtgcgcaggaggaagagtcgCCCACCAAGTTCGATCATGAGCGGCATTCAAACAATGCTATCTACAGTGATATCAACTCTGGACTCCTCCGAGAGATCAAGCTCATTGACTTGAATGGCTCTTTCGGGACCAAAGTCGATACCCTCGCTCGCCATATTATGTGGCTGCGGGAGCATGACCCAGGGACCAAATCGATTGTCTTTTCTCAATATAAAAACTTTTTAACCGTCTTGGAAAGAGCCTTTCAGCGATTCGGAATCGTGAACAGCAGCGTCGATGCTCCCGGTGGCATTGAACGATTCAAGAAGGATCCTTCG GTTGAATGCTTCTTGCTACATGGCAAAGCACAATCATCCGGTCTGACTTTGATTAACGCGACTCATGTGTTCCTGTGCGAGCCACTTATCAACACCGCGATCGAGCTTCAAGCCATTGCGCGTGTTCACCGAATCGGCCAGCACCGCCCGACTACGGTGTGGATGTATCTCGTCTCCGGCACAGTGGAGGAATCGATCTATGAGCTCTCGGTAGCGCGTCGACTCGCCCATATCTtcgagaaagagaagaaagataagCGAAGGGATTCGACACTGCCTACCGATGTCGATGAAACTCTGATCAACAATCTCAGTGAGACGGCTATCGACTCTGCAAACTCGCTGGAAATGCAAGACGCAAGCCTTACCAGTTTGATGGCGAGCGGCTCCTCGGGTGGAGAATTGGTGAAACAGGATGATCTCTGGCAGTGCCTGTTTGGGAATTCAGCCCACAAGGATAGCCACGGTCACTCGACGGCCGCTGAGCAGGAGGTTGGCAGGTTCTTACGAGGCGAAGCTGCGGAGCAGCGAAGAGAGTGA
- a CDS encoding uncharacterized protein (ID:PFLUO_001934-T1.cds;~source:funannotate) yields the protein MASDTPSPEARELSLIGKVEFRIAMADTDEKLQSLLQTYLVPLLLKLNSEHVAVRNKVIAVCQHVNTRVKDPSIQLPVAALLKQFKEQKSQLVRHFDLVYAQQGIDRLGSGARVEILLPLLQGISEIGTSVTQGAIVFNLVLRLLSLFKLPPKGSEDDVSLKKRLGLSDQDTQFLSFWLGKLLLLSPVAKESPTCPGLSPDEYTFLNKGAPANETWNPSANGGLNLTETKATALRFLGSGAFSDAERFLPCVIASADSNSRLADLADETLKRFASDLENPDVVRQLYDLYFGSETADGPSAVRPPLQVKILVFLGKSIKATGDPQRVLRLIEDGLLSDTARSSQGLQASKLRTQIFTFTTWVVRMGSPSDLKQIAPKLVAGLRDFIQSQGWPSPGASGMKLPATDLSLRGLAYESIGIMVPKVDFQIRDDEMENFEFGLVRWLFMSLSADDSSPQIFVSIDQALGSILNSSLDSHDKDFQDQLRPFLVRLMSMQSGDVDPETGYQAVRGVQYAAVRFANRFLPYSDVVARWVDLMAVARGPERQQEIVEEGKKGLHPYWYRLLNPTGEKKWDAPSAQEHDESWFEFPKFAEATQFLLGSGEQEESSTVQAMSASQLLSGPYKDAFVPAISFLRNTLIWEAFSASDINVDLEEDWDYKLEVHLSTSEEARSAVRQYIRNSAKESVLSFLRGTLDGIVSGGRGGMRQCGVNFVEICSLAPNDVVEKLLSRASSLSEPISSNNEDIQEVAARAFGVLVSHPAFAEDQLKSFVTQLTGTVETWNNAVGEAALRVRGAILALSYLLSRLAYRNLLDRIPEAQVKRFIDTALDVLDASRDTLLQRTAQTAIGQLSLSGILSPQVLPEDGWKKVKDKVSKDAKTENETPIKSLGLLTLAFSRSASDGSLFADFMSSLYGLHEIRSPEVQFTVGEALSNVAAGWDSRALIQEFDIDGEFPSSGVPRTVFVEVCDKIIADCVAPKPSLRKASAIWLLSLVKSCGHLQEMQDRLRKCQATFASLLGNRDEVVQETGAHGLSLVYEIGDQALKDDLVRDLVESFTATGPNLGGGNVSEDTKLFEPGALPTGEGSSISTYKDIMNLAAEAGDPTLVYRFMSLASNNALWTNRAAFGRFGISTIFSDSSVNGYLSQNPKIYPKLFRYRFDPNPNVQRSMNTIWQSLVKDPNAVIDAHFDQIMEDLLKSMLAGREWRGRQASCAAVADLVQGRRPEKYSKYLDEIYSKAFKLLDDIKESVRTTALKLCQTITNSVIRTLETSGTEKRASGLLASAVPFLLSDTGLDSSVEEVRNYAIGALAQIIKKSPSGLLRPFVPTILEKFLGSLSSLEPQAVNYVHLNADKYGLTGQEIDKMRLSSIRTSPMMEVIERYLIDTVDETNVKELTFKLEDVLRSAVGLPSKVGCSRVLVLLSMKTLLFRPYADRFIQLLCKYVVDRNETVSASYCTSLGYLMRLASDDRVLKTIDYAKKLYLTADDATPRAIAAEILHSSSKLSNDRFMAFAATALPFVFVCKHDADDHVKEDFEKTWQDNVGGSRAVSLYIREIVGLVADNLDSPRWAIKHTAARAIAQAVLALDAEIDLSTAQLVWPVLERALSGKTWEGKEVVLKALVKFASQAQKLWQEKAELRDLMKTIAVREAKRTNAAYRPHGLRALGEIARARPEVDFMPDALTIVPPVVEEVVADDDANDKMEIDSGAGSGVDDTLAACAQCLLQCFSASPATQEGPSAPAAGGKSPSVLPAPLSQTTVLGKNMERITGPLDQALAHGGRPVARAIYDHLPGAFTRVDQRARDDSSLAVALTALAEALLLRDLDGSVEALRKGRAEATLAYLKLRPPGIPATLGETLRAWRNGERSASVQGILDQALGLV from the exons atggcgtccgACACTCCGAGCCCCGAGGCTCGCGAGCTGAGTCTGATAGGAAAGGTGGAATTCAGAATCGCCATGGCAGACACAGATGAGAAGCTGCAGTCACTGCTTCAGACCTACCTGGTTCCCTTGTTGCTCAAACTCAACTCAGAACACGTCGCGGTGCGCAACAAAGTGATCGCCGTCTGCCAACATGTCAACACCCGCGTCAAAGACCCCTCAATTCAGCTCCCAGTGGCGGCGTTGCTCAAGCAGTTCAAAGAGCAAAAGTCCCAGCTTGTTCGGCATTTCGATCTTGTGTACGCTCAGCAGGGGATTGATCGCCTTGGCTCTGGGGCCAGAGTTGAGATCTTGCTCCCGCTTCTCCAGGGCATTTCGGAGATTGGCACGTCCGTCACTCAGGGTGCCATCGTGTTCAACCTTGTTTTGAGGCTGCTATCTCTTTTTAAACTGCCTCCAAAAGGAAGCGAGGATGATGTGAGCTTGAAAAAGCGGCTCGGGCTGTCTGACCAAGATACCCAATTCTTGTCCTTCTGGCTGGGGAAGTTGCTACTCCTTTCCCCGGTAGCCAAGGAGTCTCCGACCTGCCCTGGTCTATCACCAGACGAATATACATTCCTGAATAAGGGCGCACCTGCAAACGAGACATGGAATCCATCGGCGAATGGCGGCTTGAATCTGACCGAAACCAAAGCCACCGCCCTCCGCTTCTTGGGGAGCGGTGCTTTCAGTGATGCCGAGAGGTTCCTGCCATGTGTGATTGCCTCGGCTGATTCGAATTCCCGCCTGGCCGATCTGGCCGATGAGACTCTGAAGCGATTCGCCTCGGACCTTGAAAATCCGGACGTCGTGCGACAGCTGTATGATCTATATTTCGGCTCTGAGACCGCCGATGGACCCTCGGCCGTGAGACCGCCGCTCCAGGTGAAGATTCTGGTCTTTCTAGGCAAATCAATCAAGGCTACCGGAGACCCTCAGAGAGTCCTAAGGCTCATTGAAGATGGACTCTTATCTGATACGGCACGCTCGTCTCAGGGGCTCCAAGCGTCCAAATTAAGAACTCAGATCTTTACGTTTACTACGTGGGTAGTCCGCATGGGTTCGCCTTCCGATCTGAAACAAATCGCGCCCAAGCTCGTCGCCGGATTAAGGGACTTTATCCAATCCCAAGGGTGGCCCAGCCCAGGAGCCAGCGGGATGAAGTTGCCTGCAACAGATCTAAGCTTGCGCGGCCTTGCCTATGAAAGCATTGGGATCATGGTCCCCAAAGTCGACTTCCAAATTCGagatgatgagatggaaaACTTCGAGTTCGGTCTTGTCCGATGGCTGTTCATGTCTTTGAGTGCGGATGACTCGAGTCCGCAGATTTTTGTCAGCATTGACCAGGCGCTTGGAAGCATCCTCAATTCATCCTTGGATAGCCATGACAAAGACTTCCAAGATCAGCTTCGCCCATTCCTGGTCCGTCTGATGAGCATGCAGTCCGGAGATGTGGATCCCGAAACTGGATACCAGGCTGTGCGAGGTGTTCAATACGCCGCTGTGCGTTTTGCGAATCGATTTTTGCCCTATAGCGATGTGGTGGCTCGTTGGGTCGATCTCATGGCCGTTGCCCGAGGGCCAGAAAGACAGCAAGAGATCgtcgaggaagggaagaagggtCTTCACCCATACTGGTATCGGCTCCTCAATCCaacaggagagaaaaagtGGGATGCCCCCTCAGCTCAAGAGCATGATGAATCCTGGTTTGAGTTCCCCAAATTCGCCGAGGCGACTCAGTTTCTACTTGGTTCGGGAGAGCAAGAGGAATCTTCGACGGTCCAAGCTATGTCCGCATCACAACTTCTATCGGGGCCTTACAAGGACGCATTTGTGCCGGCCATTTCCTTTCTGCGCAACACCCTTATCTGGGAAGCCTTCTCAGCATCAGACATCAACGTCGACCTCGAGGAAGATTGGGACTACAAACTTGAAGTGCATCTTTCAACCAGTGAAGAAGCTCGGTCTGCCGTGAGACAATACATTCGAAACTCAGCAAAGGAATCTGTACTTTCATTCTTACGTGGCACGCTCGATGGGATTGTTTCaggaggacgtggaggaaTGCGGCAATGTGGTGTTAATTTCGTGGAGATTTGCTCCCTGGCTCCCAATGACGTTGTTGAAAAGCTGCTCTCGCGGGCTTCGTCTTTGTCCGAGCCCATTTCCAGCAACAATGAGGACATCCAGGAAGTAGCAGCTCGGGCGTTTGGAGTTCTTGTCTCTCATCCTGCGTTCGCTGAGGACCAGCTCAAGAGTTTTGTGACCCAACTGACTGGTACTGTTGAGACATGGAATAATGCAGTGGGTGAAGCCGCGCTCCGAGTTCGTGGAGCGATCTTGGCCCTGTCCTATCTGTTAAGCAGGCTTGCATATCGCAATTTACTGGATAGAATTCCCGAAGCGCAAGTGAAACGATTTATTGATACAGCACTGGACGTGCTTGACGCTTCTCGGGACACTCTTCTGCAACGAACTGCGCAGACAGCCATCGGACAGCTCAGTCTTTCGGGAATCCTGTCACCCCAAGTGCTTCCCGAAGACGGATGGAAAAAGGTCAAAGACAAAGTGTCAAAAGATGCCAAAACGGAGAACGAAACTCCAATCAAGTCACTTGGCCTACTTACCCTGGCTTTCTCTCGGTCTGCCTCAGACGGTTCTCTCTTTGCTGATTTCATGAGCTCTCTCTACGGCCTACATGAGATTCGAAGCCCGGAAGTTCAGTTTACGGTGGGCGAGGCATTGAGCAACGTTGCTGCTGGGTGGGATTCCCGGGCTTTAATTCAAGAATTCGATATCGACGGAGAATTCCCCAGCTCTGGTGTTCCACGCACAGTGTTTGTGGAGGTTTGCGACAAGATCATAGCTGACTGCGTCGCCCCCAAACCATCTCTTCGTAAGGCGTCGGCCATCTGGCTGTTGTCTTTGGTCAAGAGCTGTGGCCACCTGCAGGAAATGCAGGACCGCTTACGGAAGTGCCAGGCAACATTTGCAAGCCTTCTGGGGAACCGGGATGAGGTGGTGCAGGAGACCGGTGCTCATGGCCTCAGTCTGGTTTACGAGATTGGTGACCAGGCGCTGAAGGATGATTTGGTCCGTGATCTGGTGGAGTCCTTTACAGCAACAGGCCCCAATCTGGGAGGTGGCAACGTCTCTGAAGACACGAAGCTCTTTGAGCCTGGGGCTCTTCCTACCGGTGAAGGGTCGTCCATTAGCACCTACAAAGATATCATGAatctggccgccgaggctggaGACCCGACACTGGTTTATCGGTTTATGTCGCTGGCTTCCAACAACGCACTGTGGACAAATCGAGCAGCATTCGGACGATTCGGAATCAGTACTATTTTCTCCGACTCTAGTGTCAACGGCTATCTCTCGCAAAACCCCAAGATCTACCCGAAACTGTTCCGTTACCGCTTTGACCCAAACCCCAACGTCCAACGATCCATGAACACGATCTGGCAATCATTAGTCAAAGACCCGAATGCTGTCATCGATGCCCATTTTGACCAAATTATGGAGGACCTGTTGAAGAGCATGTTAGCTGGGCGCGAATGGCGCGGCCGCCAGGCGAGTTGTGCTGCTGTTGCAGACCTGGTTCAGGGCCGTCGCCCAGAGAAGTACTCCAAGTATCTGGATGAGATCTACAGCAAGGCATTCAAGCTGTTGGATGATATCAAGGAGTCGGTGCGGACCACGGCTCTCAAACTTTGTCAAACGATCACCAATTCCGTCATTCGCACGCTCGAGACCAGTGGCACGGAGAAGCGGGCGAGCGGTCTGCTCGCAAGCGCTGTTCCATTCCTTCTGAGCGATACGGGTTTGGATTCCAGCGTCGAAGAAGTGCGTAACTATGCCATTGGGGCCCTTGCCCAGATCATCAAGAAGAGTCCCAGCGGGTTGTTACGGCCCTTTGTGCCCACCATTCTCGAAAAATTCCTGGGCTCTCTCAGCTCTCTCGAGCCGCAAGCTGTCAACTACGTCCACCTCAACGCCGACAAATACGGCTTGACCGGCCAGGAGATCGACAAGATGCGACTCTCCAGCATTCGCACATCCCCCATGATGGAAGTCATCGAACGGTATTTGATCGACACCGTGGACGAGACTAATGTGAAGGAGTTGACATTcaagctggaggatgtgcTTCGGTCCGCGGTGGGACTGCCCTCGAAAGTAGGCTGCAGTCGTGTGCTGGTGCTTCTGAGTATGAAGACACTGCTGTTCCGCCCGTATGCCGATCGGTTCATTCAGCTCCTCTGCAAGTATGTGGTCGACCGCAACGAGACCGTCAGCGCATCTTACTGCACTTCACTGGGCTATCTCATGCGACTGGCGTCGGACGACCGGGTTCTCAAGACAATTGACTATGCCAAAAAGCTCTATCTgacggccgacgatgccacGCCGCGAGCCATTGCGGCTGAAATTCTCCACTCGTCGTCCAAATTATCCAACGACCGCTTCATGGCGTTTGCCGCAACGGCTCTACCCTTTGTCTTCGTCTGCAAGCATGATGCGGACGACCACGTGAAAGAGGATTTTGAGAAAACGTGGCAGGATAATGTCGGCGGCTCACGCGCAGTGTCGCTCTACATCCGGGAGATTGTCGGGCTCGTTGCGGACAATCTGGACTCCCCGCGCTGGGCCATCAAACACACGGCTGCCCGAGCCATTGCCCAGGCCGTTCTTGCTCTCGATGCGGAGATCGATCTCTCCACGGCCCAATTGGTCTGGCCCGTGTTGGAAAGGGCCTTATCGGGAAAGACCTgggagggcaaggaagtGGTGCTCAAGGCCTTGGTGAAATTTGCCAGTCAGGCCCAGAAGCTGTGGCAAGAGAAGGCGGAGCTCCGGGATCTGATGAAG ACTATTGCTGTGCGTGAGGCCAAGCGAACCAACGCCGCCTACCGACCACATGGCCTGCGCGCGCTGGGTGAGATCGCGCGGGCGCGTCCGGAAGTGGATTTCATGCCCGATGCGCTGACCATTGTGCCccctgtggtggaggaagtCGTggccgacgatgacgccAACGACAAGATGGAGATCGACTCCGGCGCTGGCAGTGGAGTAGATGACACACTGGCTGCCTGCGCGCAGTGTCTCCTGCAATGTTTTTCAGCGTCGCCCGCCACCCAAGAAGGTCCGTCAgcccccgccgccggcggaAAATCCCCTAGCGTGCTGCCAGCCCCGCTAAGCCAAACCACAGTGCTGGGAAAAAACATGGAACGGATAACCGGGCCACTGGACCAGGCCCTGGCACATGGCGGCCGACCTGTCGCCCGGGCCATTTACGACCACCTCCCCGGGGCGTTCACGCGGGTGGACCAGCGGGCCCGCGACGACTCGTCCCTGGCAGTTGCCTTGACCGCCCTGGCGGAGGCCCTCCTCCTGCGCGACCTGGACGGGTCTGTCGAGGCGCTGCGCAAGGGACGCGCCGAGGCTACCCTGGCGTATCTGAAGCTGCGGCCACCAGGCATTCCGGCGACCCTCGGGGAGACGCTACGCGCATGGAGGAACGGCGAGCGGTCCGCGAGCGTGCAGGGAATTCTGGACCAAGCGTTGGGCCTGGTGTGA